The genomic segment ATGGCATGATCCCGCTCCTGTACCGCGCCTTGCGAGATCGGACGGGCCCGGCCGCGCCGGCGGACACGCTCGCGGCGATCCAGCAGGACTTCCACCGGATGTCCATGCTCATCCACGTCCAGATCATCGCCCTCCGGCGCGTCCTCGGCCACCTGGATGCGCGCGGCATCCCGGCGATCGTCCTCAAAGGGCTGCCCCTGGGCCGGCTCGCCTACGGCAACCCGATCTGGCGAAAACCGGGCGACATCGATCTCCTCATCCATCCAGAACACTACCAGGAGGTCCGGCTGGCCCTCGCGGAGATGGACTACCAGCCCGACCTCACCGGCGACGCTGCCGCTCGCGAGTTGGACTGGAAGAAGCAGATGACCTTCCGCGGCGCGCCGTGCGACGTGGACGTCCACCTCGGCCTCGAACAGGCCTCGTTTCTCCGGATCGCCTACGCCGCCGGCGCCGACGACGACGCCATCCGGGCGCGCTGCCGGACGGTCACCATCGGCGGGCTGGACGTGCGCACGCTTGGCCCCGAGGACCTCGTCGCTTTCCTCTGCATCCACAGCGCCAAACACGCGTGGTCGCACTTATTTATGATCGCCGACCTCGCCGCGTTTGTCGCGAACAACGCGATCGACTGGCCGGTCGTCGCCGAGCGGACCGCCGCGTTGAAGGCCGATCGGTATGTGGCCATCAGCCTGCTCCTCGCGCATCGGCTCTGCGGCACGGAGCTGCCCGCGCACTGGGCCGACGCCGACCGAACACTGGGCGCCCTGGCCGATCGGATCGAGCGCCGGTTATTCGCCGACACCGGCCCGACACGCCCGATCGCGTTTCATCTACTCCAGGCCCGCATTCTGGCCGGCGCCCTCGAAAAGGGGCGCTACTTCGTCAATGTCTGCCTCGAACACGTGCGCCGGAAACGGCGCGCCCACGCCTGATCCCCTCGTGCAACCTCAACTCCCGAACGGCATGATCTCCCTCAACGACACCCTCGTAGTCGAGCCCGACCTCATGATGGCCGACCTGGAAGGCGAGGCCGTCCTCCTCAACGCCCAGACTGGCCGCTACTACGGCCTCAACGATGTCGGCACCCGGATCTGGACCCTCGTCGCCGAGCCCACGCCCGTGGCCGCCGTCGTTTCGGCGCTGAAAGACGAATACGATGTCGACCCCGTCCTGCTCGAAGGCGACATCCTTCGGTTCGTCGAGGACATGGTCGCCCGCCGGCTCGTCGAAGTCAAAAAAACGCATGCTTGAGCGTCGCTCCATACCCTGGCGCTTCCATGCGTGGCGCGAGAGGCGGCTGCTCGCCGGCGTGGCGATCCTGCTGGTCGGCCTCCGCCTGGCGCTAGCCCTGCTGCCCTATCGGGTGGTCCGCCGTCTGCTTGACGGGCGGCCGTCGGGCCGGGAGATGTCCGCCGCACCCGCGATTCCCGAACCGCGCCGGCGCCGGATGATCTGGGCCGTGGAA from the Rhodothermales bacterium genome contains:
- a CDS encoding nucleotidyltransferase family protein, which produces METLETPIRIVTHPRGAAGNAHPPALELLLRAVRPASDAGNEAAIDALLASGRVDWDRLVALARGHGMIPLLYRALRDRTGPAAPADTLAAIQQDFHRMSMLIHVQIIALRRVLGHLDARGIPAIVLKGLPLGRLAYGNPIWRKPGDIDLLIHPEHYQEVRLALAEMDYQPDLTGDAAARELDWKKQMTFRGAPCDVDVHLGLEQASFLRIAYAAGADDDAIRARCRTVTIGGLDVRTLGPEDLVAFLCIHSAKHAWSHLFMIADLAAFVANNAIDWPVVAERTAALKADRYVAISLLLAHRLCGTELPAHWADADRTLGALADRIERRLFADTGPTRPIAFHLLQARILAGALEKGRYFVNVCLEHVRRKRRAHA
- a CDS encoding PqqD family peptide modification chaperone; this encodes MISLNDTLVVEPDLMMADLEGEAVLLNAQTGRYYGLNDVGTRIWTLVAEPTPVAAVVSALKDEYDVDPVLLEGDILRFVEDMVARRLVEVKKTHA
- a CDS encoding lasso peptide biosynthesis B2 protein; the encoded protein is MLERRSIPWRFHAWRERRLLAGVAILLVGLRLALALLPYRVVRRLLDGRPSGREMSAAPAIPEPRRRRMIWAVEAVGRRVLGDSPCLPQALALRWMLRRHGEDATLHIGVRKAQAGDLLAHAWLEQNGLVLIG